One window of the Salvelinus alpinus chromosome 13, SLU_Salpinus.1, whole genome shotgun sequence genome contains the following:
- the LOC139537296 gene encoding RING finger protein 214-like isoform X2 translates to MDDIDWGLALEEDMARETSATGNPEQQYNPWSNQSNPWSEPGYTSESVGELDKLASGDGHHVTHKKKQEGQGVQTDAWTADKDVNTDLDWESLMRSVDEYSTHLAMQYEELMKHQEEDEADHGSQVDSLVQKKDEGVHQQQVLMDKIESLHVKLQLNCCKTTRKNFAVKKQELSVEKSKMEEERNRLSQELEETTRKLALLIEEQNQEKLMWERELADLNTEMERLQEESEETTQRALQEEIAALEMQRDVTMSEVDDWLKEADQYINTLGLDPSQQQNMHHRLEWENNVAVVHSSLAGLQNQFKDYLHLLQQGQPMESLPGITLPPLPQVPMMGPPKAMGMTFPPQQHHHAAFTAPARVTPPPAPSSTPPASALAQHPAAPPVSQSTTTMAYAQSLPSNNPPAAGKLDNLLKRLGDRFPQCNRTQLMSVLQQIKNSRGTMAGMSIDDVTKQVAQRLAQNEKPPVAVSNRKLCLMCQKHLEADSQHPMSCAHTVHKDCISVWLQSSKYNACPFCPAK, encoded by the exons ATGGACGACATCGACTGGGGATTGGCGCTGGAGGAGGACATGGCGCG CGAAACCTCCGCCACGGGAAACCCTGAGCAGCAATACAACCCCTGGTCCAACCAGTCCAACCCCTGGTCCGAGCCTGGCTACACCTCGGAATCTGTAGGGGAGCTGGACAAGCTGGCCTCGGGAGATGGACACCATGTCACTCACAAGAAGAAGCAGGAGGGCCAAGGCGTTCAG ACAGACGCCTGGACAGCAGACAAAGATGTTAACACAGATCTGGATTGGGAGTCACTGATG cggtCAGTGGATGAGTACAGCACCCACCTGGCCATGCAGTATGAGGAGCTGATGAAGCACCAGGAGGAGGATGAGGCTGATCATGGCAGCCAAGTAGACAGCCTGGTGCAGAAGAAGGATGAGGGGGTCCACCAGCAGCAg GTGCTGATGGACAAAATTGAGTCCCTGCATGTGAAGCTTCAGCTGAACTGCTGCAAGACCACCCGCAAGAACTTTGCGGTCAAGAAGCAGGAGCTCAGCGTGGAGAAAAGCaaaatggaggaggagaggaacag ACTGTCTCAGGAGCTGGAGGAGACCACCAGGAAGCTGGCTTTGCTGATAGAAGAGCAGAACCAGGAGAA GCTGATGTGGGAACGGGAGCTAGCAGACCTGAACACTGAGATGGAGCGTCTACAGGAGGAGTCAGAGGAGACCACACAGAGAGCTCTACAGGAGGAG ATTGCAGCTCTGGAAATGCAGAGAGATGTGACCATGTCTGAGGTGGACGACTGGCTGAAAGAGGCTGACCAATATATAAACACACTTGG ATTAGACCCCTCCCAACAGCAGAACATGCACCACAGGCTGGAGTGGGAGAATAATGTGGCTGTGGTTCACAGCAGTTTGGCGGGACTACAG aaTCAGTTCAAGGATTACCTTCACTTGCTGCAACAGGGCCAACCAATGGAAAGCCTCCCTGGAATCACATTACCACCCTTACCCCAGGTCCccatg ATGGGCCCTCCTAAAGCCATGGGGATGACCTTCCCACCCCAGCAGCACCACCATGCTGCTTTCACAGCCCCAGCCAGAGTAACCCCCCCACCTGccccctcctccactccccctGCCTCCGCTCTAGCCCAACACCCAGCCGCCCCACCTGTCTCCCAGTCCACCACTACCATGGCCTACGCCCAGTCCCTGCCCTCCAATAACCCCCCCGCTGCTGGCAAACTGGACAATCTGCTGAAGAGACTGGGAGACAGATTTCCACAGTGCAACAG aaccCAGCTTATGTCAGTTCTGCAGCAGATTAAGAATTCTCGGGGCACCATGGCTGGCATGTCTATTGATGACGTCACAAAGCAGGTGGCACAGAGACTGGCACAAAATGAGAAACCG CCTGTGGCTGTCAGTAATCGTAAGCTGTGCTTGATGTGCCAGAAACACTTGGAAGCAGACAGCCAGCACCCCATGAGCTgcgcacacactgtacataaggAT TGCATCAGTGTCTGGCTGCAGTCGAGCAAGTACAATGCCTGTCCCTTCTGTCCAGCAAAGTGA
- the LOC139537296 gene encoding RING finger protein 214-like isoform X1 has translation MDDIDWGLALEEDMARETSATGNPEQQYNPWSNQSNPWSEPGYTSESVGELDKLASGDGHHVTHKKKQEGQGVQTDAWTADKDVNTDLDWESLMRSVDEYSTHLAMQYEELMKHQEEDEADHGSQVDSLVQKKDEGVHQQQVLMDKIESLHVKLQLNCCKTTRKNFAVKKQELSVEKSKMEEERNRLSQELEETTRKLALLIEEQNQEKLMWERELADLNTEMERLQEESEETTQRALQEEIAALEMQRDVTMSEVDDWLKEADQYINTLGLDPSQQQNMHHRLEWENNVAVVHSSLAGLQNQFKDYLHLLQQGQPMESLPGITLPPLPQVPMMGPPKAMGMTFPPQQHHHAAFTAPARVTPPPAPSSTPPASALAQHPAAPPVSQSTTTMAYAQSLPSNNPPAAGKLDNLLKRLGDRFPQCNRTQLMSVLQQIKNSRGTMAGMSIDDVTKQVAQRLAQNEKPAPGPIRPPSADRGIPGHPGPIQRPPGPIQRPTHPPQRPAVAQVFQTRPPQPVAVSNRKLCLMCQKHLEADSQHPMSCAHTVHKDCISVWLQSSKYNACPFCPAK, from the exons ATGGACGACATCGACTGGGGATTGGCGCTGGAGGAGGACATGGCGCG CGAAACCTCCGCCACGGGAAACCCTGAGCAGCAATACAACCCCTGGTCCAACCAGTCCAACCCCTGGTCCGAGCCTGGCTACACCTCGGAATCTGTAGGGGAGCTGGACAAGCTGGCCTCGGGAGATGGACACCATGTCACTCACAAGAAGAAGCAGGAGGGCCAAGGCGTTCAG ACAGACGCCTGGACAGCAGACAAAGATGTTAACACAGATCTGGATTGGGAGTCACTGATG cggtCAGTGGATGAGTACAGCACCCACCTGGCCATGCAGTATGAGGAGCTGATGAAGCACCAGGAGGAGGATGAGGCTGATCATGGCAGCCAAGTAGACAGCCTGGTGCAGAAGAAGGATGAGGGGGTCCACCAGCAGCAg GTGCTGATGGACAAAATTGAGTCCCTGCATGTGAAGCTTCAGCTGAACTGCTGCAAGACCACCCGCAAGAACTTTGCGGTCAAGAAGCAGGAGCTCAGCGTGGAGAAAAGCaaaatggaggaggagaggaacag ACTGTCTCAGGAGCTGGAGGAGACCACCAGGAAGCTGGCTTTGCTGATAGAAGAGCAGAACCAGGAGAA GCTGATGTGGGAACGGGAGCTAGCAGACCTGAACACTGAGATGGAGCGTCTACAGGAGGAGTCAGAGGAGACCACACAGAGAGCTCTACAGGAGGAG ATTGCAGCTCTGGAAATGCAGAGAGATGTGACCATGTCTGAGGTGGACGACTGGCTGAAAGAGGCTGACCAATATATAAACACACTTGG ATTAGACCCCTCCCAACAGCAGAACATGCACCACAGGCTGGAGTGGGAGAATAATGTGGCTGTGGTTCACAGCAGTTTGGCGGGACTACAG aaTCAGTTCAAGGATTACCTTCACTTGCTGCAACAGGGCCAACCAATGGAAAGCCTCCCTGGAATCACATTACCACCCTTACCCCAGGTCCccatg ATGGGCCCTCCTAAAGCCATGGGGATGACCTTCCCACCCCAGCAGCACCACCATGCTGCTTTCACAGCCCCAGCCAGAGTAACCCCCCCACCTGccccctcctccactccccctGCCTCCGCTCTAGCCCAACACCCAGCCGCCCCACCTGTCTCCCAGTCCACCACTACCATGGCCTACGCCCAGTCCCTGCCCTCCAATAACCCCCCCGCTGCTGGCAAACTGGACAATCTGCTGAAGAGACTGGGAGACAGATTTCCACAGTGCAACAG aaccCAGCTTATGTCAGTTCTGCAGCAGATTAAGAATTCTCGGGGCACCATGGCTGGCATGTCTATTGATGACGTCACAAAGCAGGTGGCACAGAGACTGGCACAAAATGAGAAACCG GCTCCAGGGCCTATCAGGCCTCCCTCTGCAGACAGGGGCATTCCTGGCCACCCAGGCCCAATCCAGCGCCCTCCAGGCCCCATCCAGAGGCCCACACATCCCCCTCAGAGACCTGCAGTGGCCCAGGTCTTCCAGACCAGGCCCCCACAG CCTGTGGCTGTCAGTAATCGTAAGCTGTGCTTGATGTGCCAGAAACACTTGGAAGCAGACAGCCAGCACCCCATGAGCTgcgcacacactgtacataaggAT TGCATCAGTGTCTGGCTGCAGTCGAGCAAGTACAATGCCTGTCCCTTCTGTCCAGCAAAGTGA
- the LOC139537296 gene encoding RING finger protein 214-like isoform X3, which translates to MRSVDEYSTHLAMQYEELMKHQEEDEADHGSQVDSLVQKKDEGVHQQQVLMDKIESLHVKLQLNCCKTTRKNFAVKKQELSVEKSKMEEERNRLSQELEETTRKLALLIEEQNQEKLMWERELADLNTEMERLQEESEETTQRALQEEIAALEMQRDVTMSEVDDWLKEADQYINTLGLDPSQQQNMHHRLEWENNVAVVHSSLAGLQNQFKDYLHLLQQGQPMESLPGITLPPLPQVPMMGPPKAMGMTFPPQQHHHAAFTAPARVTPPPAPSSTPPASALAQHPAAPPVSQSTTTMAYAQSLPSNNPPAAGKLDNLLKRLGDRFPQCNRTQLMSVLQQIKNSRGTMAGMSIDDVTKQVAQRLAQNEKPAPGPIRPPSADRGIPGHPGPIQRPPGPIQRPTHPPQRPAVAQVFQTRPPQPVAVSNRKLCLMCQKHLEADSQHPMSCAHTVHKDCISVWLQSSKYNACPFCPAK; encoded by the exons ATG cggtCAGTGGATGAGTACAGCACCCACCTGGCCATGCAGTATGAGGAGCTGATGAAGCACCAGGAGGAGGATGAGGCTGATCATGGCAGCCAAGTAGACAGCCTGGTGCAGAAGAAGGATGAGGGGGTCCACCAGCAGCAg GTGCTGATGGACAAAATTGAGTCCCTGCATGTGAAGCTTCAGCTGAACTGCTGCAAGACCACCCGCAAGAACTTTGCGGTCAAGAAGCAGGAGCTCAGCGTGGAGAAAAGCaaaatggaggaggagaggaacag ACTGTCTCAGGAGCTGGAGGAGACCACCAGGAAGCTGGCTTTGCTGATAGAAGAGCAGAACCAGGAGAA GCTGATGTGGGAACGGGAGCTAGCAGACCTGAACACTGAGATGGAGCGTCTACAGGAGGAGTCAGAGGAGACCACACAGAGAGCTCTACAGGAGGAG ATTGCAGCTCTGGAAATGCAGAGAGATGTGACCATGTCTGAGGTGGACGACTGGCTGAAAGAGGCTGACCAATATATAAACACACTTGG ATTAGACCCCTCCCAACAGCAGAACATGCACCACAGGCTGGAGTGGGAGAATAATGTGGCTGTGGTTCACAGCAGTTTGGCGGGACTACAG aaTCAGTTCAAGGATTACCTTCACTTGCTGCAACAGGGCCAACCAATGGAAAGCCTCCCTGGAATCACATTACCACCCTTACCCCAGGTCCccatg ATGGGCCCTCCTAAAGCCATGGGGATGACCTTCCCACCCCAGCAGCACCACCATGCTGCTTTCACAGCCCCAGCCAGAGTAACCCCCCCACCTGccccctcctccactccccctGCCTCCGCTCTAGCCCAACACCCAGCCGCCCCACCTGTCTCCCAGTCCACCACTACCATGGCCTACGCCCAGTCCCTGCCCTCCAATAACCCCCCCGCTGCTGGCAAACTGGACAATCTGCTGAAGAGACTGGGAGACAGATTTCCACAGTGCAACAG aaccCAGCTTATGTCAGTTCTGCAGCAGATTAAGAATTCTCGGGGCACCATGGCTGGCATGTCTATTGATGACGTCACAAAGCAGGTGGCACAGAGACTGGCACAAAATGAGAAACCG GCTCCAGGGCCTATCAGGCCTCCCTCTGCAGACAGGGGCATTCCTGGCCACCCAGGCCCAATCCAGCGCCCTCCAGGCCCCATCCAGAGGCCCACACATCCCCCTCAGAGACCTGCAGTGGCCCAGGTCTTCCAGACCAGGCCCCCACAG CCTGTGGCTGTCAGTAATCGTAAGCTGTGCTTGATGTGCCAGAAACACTTGGAAGCAGACAGCCAGCACCCCATGAGCTgcgcacacactgtacataaggAT TGCATCAGTGTCTGGCTGCAGTCGAGCAAGTACAATGCCTGTCCCTTCTGTCCAGCAAAGTGA